A region from the Chitinophaga sp. Cy-1792 genome encodes:
- a CDS encoding SusC/RagA family TonB-linked outer membrane protein has product MNCIRYFKPLLLLFLLAGTLHVVAQERTITGVIKDQKTGELVIGATVRVKNNTIATTTNAEGKFTLKVPSGESMIMITHLGYSFYEARAASLPAVIMLSTSEKSVGEVVVVGYGSKRKADLLGAIANIKGSEVEDLPVANLGSALINRVPGVSVSYSSGKPGSTTNINIRNSINFPGSTATTTQPLYVIDGIIVNPTTYSQSPNPDFFENLDASQIEDITFLKDASAAIYGAAGAKGVVLITTKKGKLGKPKITYNGYLGSSTEAVKTKTLSPYEHGKLLNDGWAMNNTAYTSRFSDADLEKLKAMPNRSWYDYFWNPGNVMRHTLNVSGGSDRVTFFAGGSYYKEDGNYGNINVKKYSIRGAMDAKIIDGLTANISFSSDFNTESRGTAKGANAETDDQTIRALYLTPKWVPVTVQGLPVAFNGPNPPGNWSLLALLNSGNYTRTKSQGLSTNASLEYKPNWVKGLTAKVQLGLLNRNNMDKQYYPSYQVANVVKPGFSNNGLLYSDSIDAKTPWVTIANNDQMSEGTTVSSSYQLIGTLNYARTIGQHDFGVLVAMDQSEAQARNIFLTKTKQLVMGVDEFWAFSDDPTTIASLQSVIRNPQATQFAKRSFISRVNYSFANKYLVEFIGRMDASSNFAPDKRWGFFPTVGLGWRVSEEEFFKERFPFIDNFKLRAMVGIVGEDRVANKTYVNRFTQTTGMLFGNASTNGLDPSVYPNPEATWEKARTMNVGFDLNLLKNKLYVTADIYHRYTYDAFNQLDVSVVPMSTGLITAVKNYGKAIAYGGEFAIGYRDNINRNWGFSADINFAITNSMILQQYYSPADLGMYGKNSLDNPIGRNPKIYNSNNYGYIATGIIRTDAELAAILAKNPNYTIGGQKPQVGFMNYADVNGDGKIDDYDVTLMYNNGTSPVVGFGITLGVNYKQFKLQTNLNLSVGGKVFYDSEARKAPTTTQNGPSFWKDSWTPDNPNAKYPRVDAPLIKENSTFWAVNGTQCRINNAVLSYSLPKELVNRYKIPDLRVMLTGTNLWSLINPYKYKDPYTSNFASYPTLRTISIGIGATL; this is encoded by the coding sequence ATGAATTGCATACGTTACTTTAAACCGTTGCTGTTACTGTTTTTATTAGCAGGCACACTTCATGTTGTGGCACAGGAACGCACGATTACCGGCGTCATTAAAGACCAGAAAACAGGTGAGCTGGTTATTGGCGCCACCGTCAGGGTGAAAAATAATACGATTGCCACCACCACCAATGCTGAAGGTAAATTTACCCTGAAAGTACCTTCCGGCGAATCCATGATCATGATCACGCACCTGGGCTACAGCTTCTATGAAGCCAGGGCGGCGTCTTTGCCGGCAGTTATTATGTTGTCTACCTCCGAAAAAAGTGTAGGCGAAGTAGTGGTGGTTGGTTATGGTTCTAAACGAAAAGCCGATCTCCTTGGCGCCATTGCCAATATCAAAGGCTCTGAAGTAGAAGACCTGCCAGTGGCCAACCTGGGCAGTGCCCTGATCAACAGGGTGCCGGGTGTAAGTGTCAGCTATTCTTCCGGTAAACCCGGTTCTACTACCAACATCAATATCCGCAACTCTATTAATTTCCCCGGATCTACTGCTACCACTACCCAGCCATTGTACGTTATCGACGGTATCATCGTCAATCCAACTACCTATAGTCAGTCGCCGAATCCGGATTTCTTTGAAAACCTGGATGCGAGCCAGATAGAAGATATTACATTCCTGAAAGATGCCTCTGCGGCCATTTATGGTGCTGCCGGTGCAAAAGGTGTGGTGCTGATCACCACTAAAAAAGGCAAGCTGGGCAAACCTAAAATTACCTATAACGGTTATCTCGGTAGTTCTACAGAAGCGGTGAAAACAAAAACGTTGTCGCCATACGAACACGGCAAATTGCTGAATGATGGCTGGGCCATGAACAATACCGCCTATACCAGCCGCTTCTCTGATGCAGACCTGGAAAAGTTAAAAGCGATGCCTAACCGCTCCTGGTACGATTACTTCTGGAATCCAGGAAATGTAATGCGCCATACGCTGAATGTTTCCGGTGGTTCTGACCGTGTAACGTTTTTTGCCGGTGGTAGTTATTATAAAGAAGATGGTAACTATGGTAATATCAATGTAAAGAAATACAGTATACGTGGTGCGATGGATGCGAAAATCATTGATGGATTAACAGCAAACATCAGTTTCTCTTCCGACTTCAATACAGAGTCCAGGGGTACCGCTAAAGGCGCCAATGCGGAAACTGATGACCAAACCATCCGCGCCCTGTACCTGACACCCAAATGGGTGCCGGTAACCGTACAGGGACTCCCGGTGGCTTTTAACGGCCCTAATCCTCCGGGCAACTGGAGCCTGCTGGCACTGCTGAACTCTGGCAACTACACCCGCACCAAATCCCAGGGCCTTAGTACCAATGCTTCCCTGGAATACAAGCCTAACTGGGTGAAAGGCCTTACCGCCAAAGTGCAGCTGGGATTGCTGAATCGTAATAACATGGACAAGCAGTACTATCCTTCCTACCAGGTGGCCAATGTTGTGAAGCCGGGATTTAGTAACAATGGCCTGTTGTATTCAGATTCCATCGATGCTAAAACCCCATGGGTGACTATAGCCAATAATGATCAGATGTCGGAAGGTACTACTGTGTCCAGCAGCTATCAGCTGATTGGAACGCTGAACTATGCACGTACGATCGGGCAGCATGATTTCGGTGTGCTCGTAGCCATGGACCAGAGCGAGGCACAGGCGCGCAATATTTTTCTTACCAAAACCAAACAGCTGGTAATGGGCGTAGACGAATTCTGGGCTTTCTCCGATGACCCTACCACCATTGCCTCTCTGCAGTCTGTTATCCGAAACCCGCAGGCAACACAGTTTGCGAAGCGTTCCTTTATCAGCCGCGTGAATTATTCCTTTGCAAATAAATACCTGGTAGAGTTCATTGGCCGAATGGATGCATCCTCCAACTTCGCGCCGGATAAGCGCTGGGGCTTCTTCCCGACGGTGGGTTTAGGCTGGAGGGTGAGTGAAGAAGAATTTTTTAAAGAGCGTTTTCCGTTTATCGATAACTTCAAACTGCGCGCCATGGTGGGTATTGTGGGAGAGGACCGCGTAGCCAATAAAACATATGTAAACAGGTTTACCCAGACAACCGGTATGTTGTTTGGAAATGCCAGTACCAACGGGCTCGACCCGAGTGTATACCCTAATCCGGAAGCTACCTGGGAAAAGGCCCGCACGATGAATGTGGGCTTCGATCTGAATCTCCTTAAAAACAAATTATATGTAACTGCGGATATCTATCACCGTTATACCTATGATGCTTTCAATCAGCTGGATGTAAGCGTGGTGCCGATGTCTACCGGATTGATTACCGCCGTTAAAAACTATGGTAAGGCGATTGCCTACGGTGGTGAATTTGCCATTGGTTACCGCGATAATATCAACCGTAACTGGGGCTTCTCTGCTGATATTAACTTTGCCATCACCAACAGTATGATACTGCAGCAGTATTATAGTCCTGCCGACCTTGGCATGTACGGCAAAAACTCGCTGGATAATCCTATCGGCCGTAATCCGAAGATCTACAACAGCAATAACTATGGTTATATCGCTACCGGCATAATCCGTACAGATGCTGAGCTGGCGGCTATTCTGGCGAAGAATCCGAATTACACCATTGGTGGCCAGAAGCCACAGGTTGGTTTTATGAATTATGCAGATGTTAATGGAGATGGTAAGATAGATGATTATGATGTGACCTTAATGTACAACAATGGTACTTCACCGGTGGTAGGCTTTGGTATTACGCTGGGTGTAAACTATAAACAGTTTAAGCTGCAAACAAACCTTAACCTCTCCGTAGGTGGTAAGGTGTTCTACGACTCAGAGGCGAGGAAAGCCCCCACCACCACACAGAACGGGCCTTCCTTCTGGAAAGACAGCTGGACGCCGGACAATCCCAATGCAAAATATCCGCGGGTAGATGCACCACTGATCAAAGAGAATTCCACCTTCTGGGCAGTGAACGGAACACAGTGCCGTATCAACAATGCCGTGTTGTCTTATAGTCTGCCTAAGGAACTGGTTAACAGGTATAAAATTCCTGATCTGCGTGTAATGCTCACCGGTACCAACTTATGGAGCCTGATCAATCCTTACAAATATAAAGATCCATACACCAGCAACTTTGCATCCTATCCAACGCTGCGTACTATTTCCATCGGTATAGGTGCCACTTTGTAA
- a CDS encoding RagB/SusD family nutrient uptake outer membrane protein: MKLLNYISRSLAIAGVGTALLLASCNKNFFEIPDPNGIDDSKMWESEGAVGLFLNRTYALVIPQWPTIGGIHNTSDETNNINSDFLYGRLTENSVTDIGSSTGITTNRYSDIRRCNTGIEGLNSSTGISKDSRNILKAQFFFLRAYTYFKLVRLYGGVPLVLHAQGQADDDLQVPRAKTSECIAQIAADCDSAAAFLPATWTGNDIGRATRAAALAVKAKALLYWASPQFNIGKDAARWQAAYEASKAAYNAGIADGYTLLANYGNLFITEDNKEILIVRKYTTSKDLGTNNEQVTRPSSESNGGGGSNQPTWNLVQAYTMSNGLPVTDARSGYNATLYWQNRDPRFSATISYNGDVWPLSQKAGRIQYTYKGVLEETGSSIVTGFYCKRICNPSISATAAAYNSNSGGGSGMDWIEMRFAEVILNLAECANEIGNLGEAKDMVRMIRKRAGIVQGSYDYGLDVATDVASMRSLLLNERQVEFAFEGMRYYDLRRTRNLGLITPRMSMIPSPVSPYVGGTGTDATKIYLDKVYPSGIKPRDTLNLNNTDTYKRVLAVNPASLEGTNAISLPDKYYVYPLPTTFTRTPIIQQTNGWLGGTFDPYQ; encoded by the coding sequence ATGAAATTATTGAATTATATATCAAGATCATTAGCCATTGCAGGAGTCGGCACCGCCTTACTGCTGGCGTCTTGCAATAAAAATTTCTTTGAGATACCGGACCCTAATGGTATTGACGACTCCAAGATGTGGGAGAGTGAAGGGGCGGTGGGCTTATTCCTGAACAGGACCTATGCACTGGTGATCCCGCAATGGCCTACTATCGGGGGAATACACAATACCTCCGATGAAACCAATAACATCAATTCTGATTTTCTGTATGGTCGTCTGACAGAAAATTCTGTAACAGATATCGGATCATCTACCGGTATTACTACCAACAGGTATTCTGATATACGCAGATGTAATACAGGTATTGAAGGATTGAACAGCAGCACAGGCATATCAAAAGATTCCCGTAATATATTGAAGGCGCAATTCTTTTTCCTGCGTGCCTATACCTATTTCAAACTGGTACGGCTATACGGTGGTGTGCCGCTGGTATTACATGCACAGGGGCAGGCAGATGATGATTTGCAGGTGCCACGTGCCAAAACAAGTGAATGCATCGCGCAGATCGCCGCGGATTGTGATTCTGCCGCAGCATTTCTCCCCGCCACCTGGACGGGCAACGACATAGGACGTGCTACCAGGGCGGCGGCGCTGGCAGTAAAGGCAAAGGCATTGCTGTATTGGGCCAGTCCGCAGTTTAATATCGGCAAAGATGCTGCACGCTGGCAGGCTGCTTATGAGGCCAGCAAAGCGGCTTACAATGCAGGTATCGCTGACGGCTATACGTTGCTGGCTAATTATGGTAATCTTTTTATCACAGAAGATAATAAAGAGATATTAATAGTAAGAAAATATACTACCTCCAAAGACCTCGGCACCAACAACGAGCAGGTGACGCGCCCCAGCTCTGAAAGTAATGGTGGTGGCGGTTCTAACCAGCCTACCTGGAACCTCGTACAGGCATATACGATGAGCAATGGTTTGCCGGTTACTGATGCCAGATCAGGGTACAATGCTACCTTATACTGGCAGAACCGCGATCCGCGCTTCAGTGCCACCATTTCCTATAACGGGGATGTATGGCCGCTGAGCCAGAAGGCAGGCCGCATTCAGTATACCTATAAAGGGGTGCTGGAAGAAACAGGGTCTTCTATCGTTACCGGATTTTATTGCAAACGTATCTGTAACCCCAGCATCAGCGCTACGGCGGCGGCCTACAACTCCAACAGCGGTGGCGGCAGTGGTATGGACTGGATTGAAATGCGCTTTGCAGAAGTGATCCTCAACCTGGCGGAATGTGCCAATGAAATTGGCAATTTAGGAGAGGCGAAAGATATGGTGCGTATGATCCGCAAACGTGCAGGGATTGTGCAGGGGAGTTATGATTATGGACTGGATGTGGCTACAGACGTGGCTTCCATGCGCTCGTTGCTGCTGAATGAAAGACAGGTGGAATTTGCATTTGAAGGTATGCGCTACTACGATCTGCGAAGGACCCGCAACCTGGGCCTCATCACACCGCGTATGTCGATGATTCCTTCGCCTGTATCGCCGTATGTAGGCGGTACCGGAACGGATGCCACAAAAATATACCTGGATAAGGTATATCCTTCCGGTATCAAGCCGCGTGATACCCTCAACCTGAACAATACCGATACCTACAAAAGGGTGCTGGCGGTGAACCCGGCTTCCCTGGAAGGTACCAACGCGATTAGTCTGCCGGATAAATACTACGTATACCCGTTGCCGACAACTTTCACCAGAACGCCTATCATCCAGCAAACCAATGGCTGGCTGGGCGGCACATTCGACCCTTATCAATAA
- a CDS encoding polysaccharide lyase, producing MKKEVLRLALMTTVGLCVASNVKAQYPQIPAEVQHAADSLMRATTSHSDSAWAVAWPVVQEEAKHGRPYIPWASRVDELPQAAIAAFPGAEGGGKYSFGGRGGKVFVVSNLNDDGPGSLRWACEQGGARTIVFNVAGIIRLKTPLIIRAPYVTIAGQTAPGDGVCVAGESVWVNTHDVIIRFMRFRRGETWVGRRDDAIGGNPVGNIMIDHVSASWGLDENMSMYRHMYNDSTGKIEDKFPTVNITIQNSIFGEALDTWNHAFGSTLGGENCTFMRNLWANNAGRNPSVGWNGVFNFVNNVVFNWVHRSIDGGDYRAQFNIINNYFKPGPATPDNNVGHRILKPESGRSKLKYKVYGRAYVNGNVMEGHPAITKDNWNGGVQVEELGNAGEYTEFIRWNTPLPMASFKILPAEEAKKFVLANAGATLPRRDPVDTRIVKQVTTGKIEWDPNVKAPETQFKYRRLPLDSYKIGIIADISQVGGYPEYKGTPYKDSDNDGMPDDYEKKKGLNPNNAADASQLSKSGSGYTNIEEYLDSVVPVANVTPAK from the coding sequence ATGAAAAAAGAAGTTCTCCGTCTGGCATTGATGACAACTGTTGGTTTATGTGTTGCATCGAATGTAAAAGCACAGTATCCGCAAATCCCTGCTGAGGTGCAGCATGCGGCCGATTCCCTGATGCGTGCCACTACCAGCCACTCTGATTCGGCCTGGGCTGTTGCCTGGCCTGTTGTGCAGGAGGAGGCGAAACATGGCAGGCCCTATATTCCATGGGCTTCCCGTGTTGATGAGCTGCCACAGGCAGCCATAGCAGCATTCCCTGGCGCTGAAGGTGGTGGTAAATACTCCTTCGGTGGCCGTGGCGGTAAAGTATTTGTGGTGTCCAACCTCAACGATGATGGCCCCGGTAGTTTACGCTGGGCCTGTGAGCAGGGCGGTGCAAGGACCATTGTATTCAACGTAGCGGGCATTATCCGCCTCAAAACGCCGCTGATCATCCGCGCACCTTATGTCACCATTGCCGGACAAACAGCGCCCGGCGACGGGGTTTGTGTGGCCGGAGAAAGTGTATGGGTGAATACGCACGATGTGATCATCCGCTTTATGCGCTTCCGCCGCGGCGAAACATGGGTAGGCCGCAGGGATGATGCCATCGGTGGTAACCCGGTAGGTAACATCATGATCGACCACGTATCAGCCTCCTGGGGCCTGGACGAGAACATGAGCATGTACCGTCATATGTATAACGACAGCACCGGAAAAATCGAGGATAAATTCCCTACGGTGAACATCACTATTCAGAACTCTATTTTTGGTGAGGCACTGGATACCTGGAACCATGCCTTTGGCAGTACCCTTGGTGGCGAAAACTGTACGTTTATGCGTAACCTCTGGGCCAACAATGCCGGCAGAAACCCTTCTGTGGGCTGGAATGGCGTGTTCAACTTCGTGAACAACGTTGTCTTTAACTGGGTGCACCGTAGCATCGATGGTGGCGATTACCGCGCACAGTTCAATATCATCAATAACTACTTCAAGCCAGGGCCGGCTACGCCTGATAATAATGTAGGTCATCGTATCCTGAAGCCTGAAAGCGGCCGCAGTAAGCTGAAGTATAAAGTCTACGGACGTGCTTACGTTAATGGCAATGTCATGGAGGGACATCCGGCTATCACCAAAGATAACTGGAACGGGGGCGTACAGGTAGAAGAGCTGGGTAACGCCGGCGAATACACGGAATTCATCAGGTGGAATACGCCGCTGCCAATGGCATCGTTTAAAATTTTACCTGCAGAAGAGGCTAAAAAGTTTGTGCTGGCAAATGCCGGCGCCACACTGCCACGCCGTGATCCGGTGGATACCCGTATCGTAAAACAGGTGACTACAGGTAAAATTGAGTGGGACCCGAATGTAAAGGCGCCGGAAACACAGTTTAAATACCGCCGTTTGCCGCTGGACTCCTATAAAATTGGCATCATCGCGGATATAAGCCAGGTAGGTGGTTATCCGGAGTATAAAGGTACACCGTACAAAGACAGCGACAATGATGGTATGCCGGATGACTACGAAAAGAAAAAAGGATTGAATCCTAACAATGCAGCAGATGCATCGCAGTTGTCTAAATCCGGTAGCGGCTATACGAATATCGAAGAATACCTGGATAGTGTAGTGCCGGTAGCCAATGTAACGCCTGCCAAATAA
- a CDS encoding DUF6298 domain-containing protein, whose product MRLLLSEKMALIAGLFLLSAASSYAQKQPRPVPPIAFVQGRLQYAPDSAGNRIPDFSYSGYKAGETPIPEVPVKVVVSLQSGDATRRIQAAIDYVSKLPLSKEGWRGAVLLQPGNYLVEGSLLLHTPGVVLRGSGFAAGGTVITGAGKDRQTLIRLAGKDDKVIKSNTTITDDYAPVNTRTVQVASTAGLQSGDLAVITRTGTAAWINDLGMDHFGGGITALGWKPGQRNINWIRKIAVNDHNSISLDAPLTTAIEKKYGYATLTTFSWPGRIDNCGVENLQLVSAIDTDNPKDEDHRWMAITMDNISDAWVRQVTFTHFAGSAVALYENASRITVEDCISQQPVSEIGGERRNTFFTAGQQTLFQRCYAENGIHDFGTGFCTPGPNAFVQCESVRPYGFSGGLDSWASGVLFDVVNVDGNAISFMNRGQDGQGAGWNIANSVLWNCSAARIDCYAPPGAQNWSLGSWSQFAGDGYWGESNNSIEPRSLYYQQLKERTGVADISRQLMLIATDASSSPAVAVAAQLTKAAYNPAKTLKEFIYEAPQRNKINIAANGAKTIDQLGTIPAMEKPGTTAAIHIQHGWLVSDGAIASGGRISVPWWNGSARTYARQAAGPAVTRFVPGRTGRGWTDDLQTLTDTMLLTHTVSVEQNYGLWYDRRRDDHERIRRMNGEVWTPFYELPFARSGQDSAWDGLSKYDLTKYNYWYWHRLKQYADLADQRGLLLVHQMYFQHNIIEAGAHYADFPWRTANNINNVGFPEPVPYAGDKRIFMAEQFYDTTHPVRRALHQAFIRQSLDNFADNSGVIHFTAEEFTGPLHFVQFWLNTIRSWEVEKGKHPMIGLSVTKDVQDAILNDPAFNKLIDVIDIRYWYYQANGTAYTPQGGQSLTPRQHARLLKPKSTSAEQVYRAVLEYKLRFPEKVVLYSADAWDKYGWAVLMAGGSLPVLTVKDKRFLQAAATMQPVATTNGQWILSDDNTGMIIYTNSNSINADLTKSTGRYTVCWINTNTGELMADKAVVQAGKAIQLNKPANGNWVLWLKKI is encoded by the coding sequence GTGCGATTGTTATTATCAGAAAAGATGGCGCTGATAGCGGGTTTGTTCCTGCTATCAGCGGCTTCGTCTTATGCACAGAAGCAACCCAGACCCGTTCCGCCGATAGCCTTCGTGCAAGGCAGACTGCAATATGCGCCGGATTCCGCTGGTAACCGTATCCCCGACTTTTCGTATAGTGGCTACAAGGCAGGAGAGACCCCCATTCCGGAGGTTCCGGTGAAAGTGGTAGTGTCCCTGCAAAGTGGTGATGCTACCCGACGCATCCAGGCGGCCATCGATTATGTGAGCAAGCTGCCTCTTAGCAAAGAGGGCTGGCGTGGTGCTGTACTCCTGCAACCTGGTAACTACCTGGTAGAAGGGAGCCTGTTGCTGCATACCCCCGGTGTGGTGCTGCGTGGTAGCGGCTTTGCCGCAGGAGGTACTGTTATCACGGGCGCCGGTAAAGACCGGCAAACGCTTATCAGGCTGGCCGGTAAAGATGATAAGGTGATAAAAAGCAATACCACCATTACAGATGATTATGCACCTGTGAATACACGCACTGTGCAGGTGGCCAGCACCGCAGGACTACAGTCCGGCGACCTGGCGGTGATTACCCGAACAGGCACCGCAGCCTGGATCAACGATTTAGGTATGGATCATTTCGGTGGTGGCATCACCGCACTGGGATGGAAGCCCGGACAACGCAATATCAATTGGATAAGAAAAATCGCGGTGAACGACCATAACAGCATTTCGCTGGATGCGCCCTTAACGACTGCCATAGAAAAGAAATACGGATATGCCACCCTGACTACTTTCAGCTGGCCTGGCCGTATTGATAATTGTGGCGTGGAAAATCTCCAGCTGGTATCCGCTATAGATACGGATAATCCGAAGGATGAAGATCATCGCTGGATGGCCATCACCATGGATAATATTTCAGATGCCTGGGTACGGCAGGTTACGTTTACACACTTCGCTGGTAGTGCCGTGGCGTTATATGAAAATGCGTCGCGTATTACCGTAGAGGATTGTATTTCCCAGCAACCCGTATCGGAAATAGGAGGAGAGCGCAGAAATACATTTTTTACCGCCGGGCAGCAAACGCTGTTCCAGCGCTGTTATGCCGAAAATGGCATACATGATTTCGGGACAGGATTCTGTACCCCCGGCCCGAATGCTTTTGTGCAGTGTGAGTCTGTACGCCCGTATGGTTTCAGCGGCGGCCTCGATAGCTGGGCCTCCGGTGTGTTGTTTGATGTAGTAAATGTAGATGGTAATGCCATCAGCTTCATGAACCGCGGCCAGGACGGACAGGGCGCGGGATGGAATATCGCCAACTCCGTATTGTGGAATTGCAGCGCTGCCCGTATAGACTGCTATGCACCACCAGGTGCACAGAACTGGTCGCTGGGCTCCTGGAGCCAGTTTGCAGGCGATGGTTATTGGGGTGAGTCCAACAATAGTATTGAACCACGGAGTCTGTATTATCAGCAGTTGAAAGAGCGTACAGGCGTTGCCGATATATCCCGGCAGCTGATGCTGATAGCCACAGATGCCAGCAGCAGTCCTGCTGTGGCCGTGGCAGCACAGCTAACCAAAGCCGCCTATAACCCCGCCAAAACATTAAAGGAATTTATTTACGAAGCACCACAACGTAATAAAATCAATATTGCAGCCAATGGCGCAAAAACGATTGACCAGCTGGGAACTATTCCGGCGATGGAAAAGCCTGGTACGACAGCTGCCATACATATACAGCATGGCTGGCTGGTAAGCGATGGCGCGATCGCCAGTGGGGGCCGTATCAGCGTGCCCTGGTGGAATGGTAGTGCCAGAACCTATGCCAGGCAAGCTGCCGGTCCGGCGGTTACACGCTTCGTGCCGGGAAGGACAGGCCGCGGCTGGACAGACGACCTGCAAACCTTAACAGATACCATGCTCCTGACGCATACTGTATCCGTGGAACAGAACTATGGCCTCTGGTACGATCGCCGCCGGGATGACCACGAGCGTATACGCCGTATGAACGGGGAGGTATGGACGCCGTTTTATGAGCTGCCCTTTGCCAGAAGTGGCCAGGACAGCGCCTGGGATGGCCTCAGCAAATATGATCTTACTAAATACAATTACTGGTACTGGCATCGCCTGAAACAATATGCTGACCTCGCAGATCAGCGCGGGCTGCTGCTGGTACACCAGATGTATTTTCAACATAACATCATCGAAGCCGGCGCGCATTACGCCGACTTCCCATGGCGCACTGCCAATAACATCAACAACGTAGGATTTCCTGAACCCGTGCCGTATGCAGGTGATAAACGCATCTTCATGGCAGAACAGTTCTATGATACTACCCATCCGGTACGCAGGGCCTTGCACCAGGCTTTCATCCGCCAGAGCCTCGACAACTTCGCTGATAATAGCGGCGTAATACATTTTACTGCAGAAGAGTTTACCGGTCCCCTGCATTTTGTGCAGTTCTGGCTGAACACTATCCGTAGCTGGGAGGTGGAAAAGGGCAAGCATCCCATGATAGGCCTCAGTGTCACCAAAGATGTACAGGATGCTATCCTCAACGACCCGGCATTCAATAAGCTGATTGATGTCATTGATATCCGCTACTGGTATTACCAGGCCAACGGCACCGCCTATACGCCGCAGGGAGGCCAGAGCCTGACGCCGCGGCAGCATGCACGCTTGCTGAAGCCAAAAAGCACCTCGGCAGAACAGGTATACAGGGCAGTGCTGGAATATAAGCTGCGCTTCCCGGAAAAGGTGGTGCTGTATTCCGCCGATGCCTGGGATAAATATGGCTGGGCGGTGTTAATGGCTGGTGGCTCGTTGCCGGTGCTAACAGTAAAGGATAAGCGCTTTTTACAGGCAGCTGCAACCATGCAGCCTGTTGCCACTACCAACGGGCAGTGGATATTGTCTGACGACAATACCGGGATGATCATCTACACAAATAGCAATAGTATTAACGCAGATCTTACAAAAAGTACAGGCAGATATACTGTCTGCTGGATCAATACCAATACCGGCGAGCTAATGGCAGATAAAGCAGTAGTGCAGGCCGGTAAAGCCATACAACTGAACAAGCCGGCCAATGGCAATTGGGTCTTGTGGTTGAAAAAAATATAG